In a single window of the Cydia pomonella isolate Wapato2018A chromosome 2, ilCydPomo1, whole genome shotgun sequence genome:
- the LOC133534817 gene encoding uncharacterized protein LOC133534817: MVRRTDGPVRCALHATPPHPYKHRPVLFVLRNGEVDMPPTLSKQTKIALVVASVVAITPIKKQRKKRKQWAKFYLKNRESYSHVRLVRDLDDDDFRIYLRMSSDSFSELLELVKPYITKTDTVMRKAVTAEERLLATLKYLASGREFSELKFGTSISSQLLSEIIPETCHAICKVLKNYMKVPETESEWLQIAKDFEQKWQFNHCLGAMDGKHILIEKPPNSGSTYYNYKGTFSIVLLGIVNANYEFIYVNAGTNGSISDGGVFNHTSFHDKMLSDQLNLPRPSVLPSSDIVAPYCLVADSAFAMNENLLKPYPQKNLTHDKRIYNYRLSRARRIVENTFGILAERFRVFKKPITMNVKKVPIIVMASCLLHNFLRKKSTNYVTGNCVDREDTTNNTFRPGDWRNNNISVNLNRTDRQRTAEGNAARQIFTEYFNNQGRVDFQERMINVLNI, encoded by the exons ATGGTGCGTCGAACCGACGGACCGGTGCGGTGCGCTCTACACGCCACACCACCGCACCCGTACAAACACCGTCCAGTGCTTTTCGTGCTACGGAACGGTGAGGTCGACATGCCTCCGACTTTATCCAAACAAACTAAAATCGCGTTAGTTGTGGCATCCGTCGTAGCTATTACACCTATCAAAAAGCAgaggaaaaaaagaaaacaatggGCAAAATTCTATTTAAAAAACCGAGAGTCATACAGTCATGTGCGACTTGTGAGAGACCTTGATGATGACGATTTTCGTATATATCTCCGAATGAGTTCCGATTCATTTAGTGAATTGCTTGAACTTGTGAAACCATATATAACTAAAACCGATACAGTCATGAGAAAAGCTGTGACAGCTGAAGAGAGATTGCTAGCAACCTTAAAATATCTCGCGTCAGGGAGAGAATTCAGCGAACTCAAATTTGGTACAAGTATATCATCGCAACTGTTGTCTGAGATAATACCAGAGACCTGTCACGCAATATGTAAAGTGCTTAAAAACTATATGAAG GTTCCTGAAACAGAAAGTGAATGGCTACAAATAGCAAAAGACTTTGAACAAAAATGGCAGTTCAATCATTGTTTAGGTGCAATGGACGGGAAACATATTCTTATCGAAAAGCCACCAAACTCCGGTTCAACGTATTACAATTACAAGGGAACTTTTAGCATAGTTTTGCTTGGCATTGTTAATGCCAATTACGAATTTATTTACGTAAATGCAGGTACCAATGGAAGTATTTCTGATGGTGGAGTATTTAATCACACATCATTTCATGATAAAATGTTGTCTGATCAACTGAATTTACCACGACCATCTGTGTTGCCGTCATCTGATATAGTTGCTCCATATTGTTTAGTTGCAGACAGTGCATTTGCCATGAATGAAAATCTTCTAAAGCCCTACCCACAGAAAAACTTGACACATGACAAAAGAATATACAACTATAGACTTTCCAGAGCTAGGAGAATTGTAGAAAACACATTCGGTATATTAGCTGAACGCTTTAGGGTATTCAAAAAACCCATCACAATGAATGTTAAAAAAGTACCAATAATAGTAATGGCTTCATGTTTACTACACAACTTTCTAAGAAAAAAGTCTACAAACTACGTCACAGGGAATTGTGTCGATCGGGAAGATACTACAAACAATACTTTCCGTCCAGGAGATTGGCGGAATAATAATATCTCAGTAAATCTCAATAGAACAGATAGACAGCGTACTGCAGAAGGTAATGCGGCGAGACAGATATTCACAGAATATTTTAACAATCAAGGCCGTGTTGATTTTCAAGAAAGAATGATTAATGTGCTAAATATTTAA
- the LOC133534818 gene encoding bromodomain-containing protein 4-like: protein MSSESVNIAEKQLIVEVLELYKGFPCLWDSSHELYCNKDARSQALQIILDKWKTGYPQATTEEVKKKLEHLRAAYRRERKKVESSKSTGAGLGDVYTPSLWYYPYLTFLHEKTMPVSQGIDNIQGTPDSDSEEPVTKKVKSSTKRQNELYKKQEELIQSAAELIKDSNSQDTSADAFGRSVSFQLKELPKVQRCIAEKIIGELLFYAKLGELTLDTSINFKKNIHTATQYSYYTHPYRSHIYPHHAFPSSTSPQYSQTSQSPKYSHTSSEQSQPSQSPQHSINLNKNLHTGTQSSYHTHPYRNHLYQQHSLPSSPSPQYIQQPSPSPQYSQPSPSPQYIQQPSPSPQYSQPSPAPSPQQSTPSLPQTPADSITLHSADTHLSQVLLPADTLLELTPSGETQHNEPDTRGSGNMDVFRGTGKQLQEFLIFKK from the exons ATGTCGTCTGAATCCGTAAATATAGCTGAAAAACAATTAATAGTGGAAGTGTTAGAACTTTACAAAGGTTTTCCGTGTTTGTGGGATTCAAGTCACGAACTTTACTGCAACAAAGATGCCCGCAGTCAAGCGttacaaataattttagataaatGGAAAACGGGTTACCCGCAGGCTACTACAgaggaagttaaaaaaaaactggaacACCTTAGAGCTGCGTATAGACGTGAACGAAAGAAG GTGGAATCCAGCAAATCAACTGGAGCTGGGTTGGGAGACGTGTACACGCCGTCCCTGTGGTACTATCCATATTTGACATTTCTTCATGAGAAGACTATGCCGGTATCCCAGGGAATCGATAATATACAAGGAACTCCAGATTCAGATAGCGAG GAACCTGTAACAAAAAAGGTAAAGAGTTCAACCAAGCGGCAAAATGAACTGTACAAGAAACAAGAAGAACTGATTCAGTCTGCGGCAGAATTAATCAAAGACAGCAACTCGCAGGACACCTCAGCCGATGCCTTTGGACGCTCAGTGAGCTTTCAGTTGAAAGAATTACCAAAAGTTCAAAGATGCATAGCCGAAAAAATAATTGGAGAACTACTGTTCTACGCTAAATTAGGAGAGCTTACTTTAGATACTTccataaactttaaaaaaaacatacatactgCCACACAATACTCCTACTACACCCACCCTTATAGAAGCCATATTTATCCGCATCATGCATTCCCGTCCTCAACGTCTCCTCAATATTCACAAACATCACAGTCACCTAAATATTCACACACATCATCTGAACAATCGCAACCATCACAGTCTCCTCAACAttcaataaacttaaataaaaacttacatACTGGCACACAATCCTCATACCACACTCACCCATATAGAAACCATTTATATCAGCAACATTCATTACCGTCCTCACCATCTCCTCAATATATACAACAACCATCCCCGTCTCCTCAATATTCACAACCATCACCGTCCCCTCAATACATACAACAACCATCCCCGTCTCCTCAGTATTCACAACCATCACCGGCACCGTCCCCTCAACAATCGACACCCTCTCTACCACAAACACCGGCAGATTCGATTACTCTTCATTCAGCAGACACACATTTGAGTCAAGTTTTATTACCAGCTGACACTCTACTTGAGTTGACCCCAAGTGGGGAAACACAACATAATGAGCCAGACACTAGAGGAAGTGGTAATATGGATGTTTTTAGGGGCACAGGAAAACAACTTCAAGAATtcttgatttttaaaaaataa